A window from Thermodesulfobacteriota bacterium encodes these proteins:
- the arsS gene encoding arsenosugar biosynthesis radical SAM protein ArsS (Some members of this family are selenoproteins.) produces the protein MVDFPSLYRTDLDVLQVNLGYRCNQRCLHCHHDAGPERTEMMDRTTVDQVLDFLLTSRVKTLDLTGGAPELHSHFRHLIRSARALGVHVIDRCNLTVLEEPEAEGLEFFLAEQGVEIIASLPCYLEENVDHQRGKGTFQKSLRALKRLNHLGYGKEGSGLALNLVYNPLGPFLPPSQTLLEQEYRKALWDRYGIVFNRLYALANMPIRRFNGLLTAKGVRSDYLDLLRRSHCQENLASVMCRSLISVDYQGYVYDCDFNQALGLPIQWEGKERVHLSDLKDSDLRGLPIRFGEHCFGCTAGQGSSCTGSLR, from the coding sequence ATGGTTGATTTTCCTTCTCTCTACCGAACCGATCTCGATGTCCTGCAGGTCAACCTGGGCTACCGATGCAATCAGAGATGCCTTCACTGTCACCACGATGCCGGGCCGGAGAGGACGGAGATGATGGATCGAACCACCGTCGATCAGGTGCTCGATTTTCTCCTCACCTCCCGGGTCAAAACCCTGGATCTCACGGGCGGAGCGCCAGAACTCCATTCCCATTTCCGTCACCTAATCCGTTCGGCTCGGGCCTTGGGCGTCCACGTCATCGACCGCTGTAACCTCACCGTCCTTGAAGAACCGGAGGCCGAAGGATTGGAGTTCTTTCTGGCCGAGCAAGGCGTCGAAATCATTGCCTCTCTCCCCTGCTATCTGGAGGAGAACGTGGACCATCAGCGTGGGAAAGGGACCTTCCAGAAAAGCCTCCGGGCCCTGAAGAGGCTCAATCATCTGGGGTATGGCAAGGAGGGATCGGGATTGGCCCTGAATCTGGTCTACAACCCTTTAGGTCCCTTCCTCCCTCCTTCCCAGACCCTCCTTGAACAGGAATACCGTAAGGCGTTGTGGGACCGTTACGGGATCGTCTTCAACCGCCTCTACGCCCTGGCCAACATGCCCATCCGCCGCTTCAACGGCCTGCTCACAGCGAAAGGGGTACGGTCAGATTATCTGGACCTCCTTCGGAGAAGCCACTGCCAAGAGAACCTCGCCTCCGTGATGTGCCGAAGCTTGATCAGCGTAGATTATCAAGGGTATGTGTACGATTGCGATTTCAACCAGGCCCTGGGTCTACCGATCCAGTGGGAGGGAAAGGAGAGGGTCCATCTCTCCGACCTGAAGGATTCGGACCTCCGTGGCCTCCCCATTCGGTTCGGAGAACATTGCTTCGGTTGTACCGCAGGCCAGGGGAGCAGTTGCACGGGAAGCCTGAGGTGA
- a CDS encoding TIGR04283 family arsenosugar biosynthesis glycosyltransferase — protein sequence MKLSVIVPVYNEAKGVAESLGALQPLRQAGHEVIVVDGGSEDRTPEIAAPLADRVEVARRGRSRQMNEGARRANGEVLLFLHADTLLPDGADRVIQEAISRSGKPWGRFDLRLSGDHPVLRIIERLINWRSRLSGIATGDQAIFVKREVFESIGGYPEIDLMEDIALSKRLKKWSRPICLRTKVITSSRRWEEKGYLRTVLLMWSLRLAYFLGVDPDRLVRFYYPDLRGSSWSDAKPSAR from the coding sequence GTGAAGCTTTCTGTCATCGTCCCTGTCTACAACGAAGCCAAGGGGGTCGCCGAATCGCTCGGGGCCCTCCAACCCCTCCGCCAAGCTGGCCACGAGGTGATCGTCGTAGATGGCGGGAGCGAGGACAGAACTCCCGAGATCGCCGCTCCTTTGGCCGACAGGGTGGAGGTGGCGAGGCGAGGACGGAGCAGGCAGATGAACGAAGGAGCAAGACGGGCCAACGGAGAGGTGCTCCTCTTCCTCCACGCCGACACCCTCCTCCCCGATGGGGCGGACCGTGTGATCCAAGAGGCGATTTCGAGGAGTGGAAAGCCCTGGGGCCGCTTCGATCTCAGGCTTTCGGGTGACCATCCGGTCCTTCGAATCATTGAACGCCTCATCAACTGGCGCTCCCGCCTTTCGGGCATTGCCACCGGCGATCAGGCCATCTTCGTGAAGCGGGAGGTCTTCGAATCGATCGGAGGCTATCCGGAGATCGACTTGATGGAGGACATTGCCCTGAGCAAGAGGTTGAAGAAATGGAGCAGGCCCATCTGCCTCAGGACAAAGGTGATCACCTCGAGCCGGCGATGGGAGGAGAAGGGATACCTCCGAACGGTCCTCCTGATGTGGTCCCTCAGGTTGGCCTATTTTTTAGGAGTGGACCCCGATCGCCTCGTGAGGTTCTATTACCCGGATCTGAGAGGGTCCTCATGGTCCGATGCCAAACCAAGTGCAAGGTGA
- a CDS encoding TIGR04282 family arsenosugar biosynthesis glycosyltransferase: protein MVRCQTKCKVMVFAKAPIPGSVKTRLIPSIGVKSATELYEKLLIKTLEMAVESEVGPVDLWCTPTTDHPFFYQCQKRFGIHLFQQVGGDLGERMAHAFRETFTSWSTAILIXSDCPSLVKEDLKEAARLLATGASAVLSPAEDGGYVLIGLSRFSPALFEGINWGSERVFEETEKRLSRLGWVWKGLSVKWDVDRLEDYERLIRSGLIPI, encoded by the coding sequence ATGGTCCGATGCCAAACCAAGTGCAAGGTGATGGTTTTTGCGAAAGCGCCCATCCCAGGGTCGGTCAAGACACGGCTCATCCCCTCTATAGGCGTCAAATCCGCAACCGAGCTTTATGAAAAACTCCTCATAAAAACCCTGGAGATGGCTGTCGAATCGGAGGTGGGACCCGTCGATCTTTGGTGTACCCCTACGACAGACCATCCTTTCTTCTATCAGTGTCAAAAGAGGTTTGGCATCCACCTTTTTCAACAGGTTGGGGGAGACTTGGGGGAGAGGATGGCCCACGCATTTCGCGAGACCTTCACGAGTTGGTCCACGGCCATTCTGATCGNGTCAGATTGTCCTTCCTTGGTCAAGGAGGATTTGAAGGAGGCTGCCCGGTTATTGGCAACGGGTGCCTCCGCGGTTCTCAGCCCGGCAGAAGATGGGGGATACGTCTTGATCGGGCTGAGCAGGTTTAGCCCCGCTCTTTTTGAAGGCATAAATTGGGGATCCGAGAGGGTCTTTGAAGAGACAGAAAAGAGGTTAAGCAGGTTGGGGTGGGTTTGGAAGGGGCTTTCTGTAAAATGGGACGTGGATCGTCTCGAAGATTACGAGCGGCTGATCAGGTCCGGCCTGATCCCCATCTAA
- a CDS encoding ABC transporter ATP-binding protein yields MSLIEVRGLSKRYESGAEKVHALQDIHLRIEKGEFVAVMGPSGSGKSTLLTILGGLNHPTTGEVVVDGIHLHRLSQEGLADFRREYVGFVFQSFQLIPYLNVIENVMLPLSITGRPHREQEKMAEAILIRMGLKGKEKRLPDQLSGGEQERVAIARALVNSPPILLADEPTGNLDSRTGKEVMEIFKGLNGEGQTIVMVTHNPENAAYCSRTIRLRDGRLVDGQGA; encoded by the coding sequence GTGAGCCTGATCGAGGTCCGAGGTCTTTCCAAACGTTACGAGAGCGGAGCCGAGAAGGTTCACGCCCTTCAGGACATTCATCTCCGAATCGAAAAGGGGGAGTTCGTCGCCGTGATGGGTCCTTCGGGCTCTGGGAAATCGACCTTGCTGACGATCCTGGGAGGCCTCAACCACCCCACAACGGGAGAGGTCGTGGTCGATGGGATTCATCTCCATCGGCTCTCCCAAGAGGGCCTTGCCGATTTCCGGAGGGAGTATGTGGGCTTCGTCTTTCAATCCTTTCAATTAATCCCTTATCTCAATGTGATCGAGAATGTGATGCTCCCTCTGTCCATCACCGGGAGGCCCCATCGTGAGCAGGAGAAGATGGCGGAGGCGATCTTAATCCGAATGGGGTTGAAAGGAAAAGAGAAGAGGCTTCCGGATCAGCTTTCGGGAGGGGAGCAAGAGCGGGTGGCCATTGCCCGGGCGCTGGTCAACTCTCCACCCATTCTCCTGGCGGATGAGCCGACGGGCAACCTCGATTCGAGAACCGGGAAAGAAGTCATGGAGATCTTCAAGGGCCTCAATGGAGAGGGGCAGACGATCGTCATGGTCACGCACAACCCCGAGAATGCGGCTTATTGCTCGAGGACGATCCGGCTCCGGGATGGCCGGCTGGTCGATGGGCAGGGGGCATGA
- a CDS encoding TVP38/TMEM64 family protein, with protein sequence MAFFLLGGDRYLNFSTIKANRDRLLFYTQHHYWPLLLGALTLYTVSTALSLPVATPLSLAIGFLFGLWVGVAIILVSATLGATLVFLAARYVLADFVQRRMGRRLQRMVSEFHQNDFHYLLFMRLVPLFPFWLVNLATAFTPIKIQTYVLATAIGILPGAFVFTNLGRSLGQIDSPDQLLSFKTLSAFLLLGLFALFPVLVKRYRPLKAMKNGATDG encoded by the coding sequence TTGGCCTTCTTCCTGTTGGGAGGCGACCGGTATTTGAACTTCTCCACGATCAAGGCCAACCGGGATAGGCTCCTTTTCTACACCCAACACCATTACTGGCCCTTGCTCCTTGGCGCCCTGACCCTTTACACGGTTTCGACCGCCTTGAGCCTCCCCGTCGCTACGCCCCTCTCGCTTGCGATCGGGTTTCTCTTCGGCCTTTGGGTCGGAGTGGCGATCATCCTCGTTTCCGCGACCCTGGGGGCCACCCTCGTCTTTTTGGCGGCCCGCTATGTCCTGGCCGACTTCGTTCAGAGGAGGATGGGGAGGAGACTCCAACGAATGGTCTCTGAGTTCCATCAGAACGACTTCCATTACCTCCTCTTTATGCGACTCGTCCCTTTATTTCCCTTCTGGCTCGTCAATCTCGCCACGGCCTTCACGCCCATCAAAATCCAGACCTATGTGCTGGCCACGGCCATAGGCATCCTCCCCGGGGCCTTCGTCTTCACCAACTTAGGCCGATCGCTCGGCCAGATCGACTCTCCCGACCAGCTCCTCTCCTTCAAAACCCTGAGCGCCTTCCTCCTCCTGGGCCTCTTCGCGCTTTTTCCCGTATTGGTCAAAAGATATCGACCCCTCAAGGCGATGAAGAATGGAGCAACCGATGGTTGA